From Roseibium alexandrii DFL-11, the proteins below share one genomic window:
- a CDS encoding helix-turn-helix domain-containing protein, giving the protein MTGRENASTNRGLTSQWIEDQRLVQHSAKMPILHERVVQLEPGKDALKYILATGRESVIIRISTLPLVTAERLTSPDWITIIYPLSWAREYLLNGHECETGHLYLFQGPNGFISSARQRDSITIGLRRQRLIATCASLLGVDTEDIALDDAVVKLPAAIDQFFRQSLCKVLSTPDYTTRQYGQVTMPAALEADLYAMIAGVLAPCVFPELKGRMGQRSSLKSLRCVSEFIDLNGCANLSTADLCRVAKLEYSRLHAVFDEVLGTSPYKYLQSARLSEARRLLLDDRNPPKSIKDVALSLGYMKSGRFAEQYRDMFDELPSETMARANQTR; this is encoded by the coding sequence ATGACCGGACGAGAGAACGCCAGCACAAACAGAGGTTTGACCTCCCAGTGGATTGAGGATCAGCGCCTCGTACAACATTCAGCGAAAATGCCCATTTTGCATGAGCGGGTCGTACAGCTTGAACCTGGCAAGGATGCCTTGAAATACATTCTGGCCACGGGTCGCGAGTCGGTCATCATCCGAATCTCGACATTACCGCTCGTCACGGCGGAAAGACTGACCTCGCCAGACTGGATCACGATAATCTATCCGCTGAGTTGGGCGCGGGAGTATTTGCTGAATGGCCATGAATGCGAGACAGGGCATCTTTATCTGTTCCAGGGGCCGAATGGGTTCATATCTTCCGCGCGCCAGCGCGACTCCATCACCATTGGCCTGCGCCGCCAACGCCTCATCGCGACCTGTGCAAGCCTGCTGGGCGTCGATACCGAGGATATTGCCCTGGATGACGCCGTGGTGAAACTGCCCGCAGCCATAGATCAATTCTTCCGGCAGAGCCTTTGCAAGGTGCTTTCGACACCGGATTACACCACACGGCAATACGGCCAAGTCACAATGCCGGCAGCCCTTGAAGCCGATCTTTATGCGATGATCGCCGGTGTGCTGGCGCCTTGCGTGTTCCCCGAACTCAAGGGACGCATGGGTCAAAGGTCTTCTTTGAAGTCATTGCGCTGCGTGTCGGAGTTTATAGATCTGAACGGCTGCGCCAATCTGAGCACCGCCGATCTGTGCCGGGTGGCAAAGTTAGAATACTCTCGGCTGCATGCCGTCTTTGACGAGGTGCTTGGCACCTCCCCTTACAAATATCTCCAGAGCGCGAGATTGAGCGAGGCAAGAAGACTGCTCCTCGATGATCGCAATCCGCCAAAAAGCATCAAGGACGTGGCGCTTTCTCTGGGCTATATGAAAAGTGGGCGCTTTGCGGAACAGTACCGAGATATGTTTGATGAGCTGCCGAGCGAAACAATGGCGCGGGCAAACCAGACCAGATAA
- a CDS encoding potassium channel family protein: MFAFATSVIRLIRAILKSWHVPRFKTGLALAVLILFSGTLFYRQVEGWSWVDSLYFCAVTVSTVGSADFAPRTDFGKMFTVLYIFVGVGVFINLFMQFARALLHIEKQEDKGQH, encoded by the coding sequence GTGTTTGCTTTTGCGACGAGTGTCATTCGCCTCATCAGGGCAATCCTGAAATCCTGGCATGTTCCAAGGTTCAAGACAGGTCTCGCGCTTGCAGTCCTGATCCTGTTCTCAGGTACACTGTTCTACCGTCAGGTGGAAGGCTGGTCCTGGGTGGATTCGCTCTATTTCTGCGCGGTGACCGTTTCCACGGTCGGCAGCGCCGACTTCGCTCCCCGGACCGACTTCGGCAAAATGTTCACGGTGCTCTACATTTTCGTCGGTGTCGGGGTGTTCATCAACCTGTTCATGCAATTCGCCCGGGCCTTGCTCCATATCGAGAAGCAGGAAGACAAAGGACAACACTGA
- a CDS encoding alpha/beta hydrolase codes for MNLVADALGWIVLPRPIGRSGSLKRSWRDAFIRFHNQQYAGGGRLVCLALAGFLLAACAGPPAAIIGLSTSAAFDAAVPGLVQRDIYIMTSREMATDPALLFSGDRSPNLNLAKVRVTIPPNHETGEIERPTRLPPDPKDTFTIVDPKVFSGSSQFVADLRINLKGRRGQARDILVFVHGFNTTLTDAVLRAAQFVNDTGFTGVPVVFSWPSKGSTFDYVYDLNSALAARDRLIAAGDLLLAASPAGVDIVAHSMGNFLTMEAIRQAALQGRLNSRHKIRNIILASPDIDIDVFEEQLRATPEGREGVYVLIASNDKALGISRYLAGGVNRVGDADPERLAGLGVTVVDLSQVKDKSSIHHTKFAEAPGVVKLIGERLEAGDSLEASSAPPNQAANVIQGLANLPITVFRGAGRPAGAP; via the coding sequence ATGAACTTGGTCGCGGATGCCTTGGGCTGGATCGTCTTGCCACGCCCAATCGGAAGGTCAGGGTCGCTGAAACGTTCTTGGCGAGATGCGTTTATCAGATTTCATAACCAGCAATATGCGGGGGGTGGCAGGCTGGTCTGTTTGGCTCTCGCCGGTTTCTTGCTGGCCGCCTGTGCAGGCCCTCCGGCCGCGATTATCGGGTTGAGCACATCTGCGGCATTTGACGCTGCGGTGCCGGGTCTCGTTCAACGGGACATCTACATCATGACCAGCCGGGAGATGGCGACAGACCCGGCCCTGCTTTTTTCCGGCGATAGAAGCCCCAATCTCAATCTTGCGAAAGTCCGGGTGACCATCCCGCCCAATCATGAGACCGGAGAAATCGAGCGCCCCACCAGGCTGCCTCCGGATCCAAAAGACACGTTTACCATCGTGGACCCGAAAGTCTTTAGCGGCTCTTCGCAGTTCGTGGCGGACCTGAGAATCAACCTCAAAGGAAGGCGCGGCCAAGCCCGTGATATTCTGGTCTTCGTTCACGGGTTCAACACCACCTTGACGGATGCGGTTCTGAGGGCGGCACAGTTTGTCAATGACACCGGGTTCACCGGCGTGCCGGTGGTGTTCAGCTGGCCCTCGAAAGGCTCGACCTTTGATTATGTCTATGACCTCAACAGCGCTCTTGCGGCCCGTGACCGGCTGATTGCCGCAGGCGACCTGCTTTTGGCGGCGTCGCCTGCCGGTGTTGATATTGTCGCGCACTCGATGGGCAATTTCCTGACCATGGAAGCCATCAGACAGGCGGCCCTGCAGGGGAGACTAAATTCCCGCCACAAGATCCGAAACATCATCCTCGCCTCTCCCGACATCGATATTGATGTGTTTGAAGAACAGCTGCGCGCTACCCCTGAAGGCCGGGAAGGCGTCTATGTTCTGATTGCCAGCAATGACAAGGCGTTGGGTATATCGCGCTATCTGGCCGGCGGCGTGAACCGTGTCGGCGATGCTGATCCCGAACGGCTGGCAGGCCTGGGCGTCACCGTGGTTGATCTCAGTCAGGTCAAGGACAAGTCGAGTATCCATCACACAAAATTTGCGGAAGCACCGGGCGTCGTCAAATTGATCGGGGAGCGCCTTGAGGCCGGTGACAGCCTGGAGGCGAGTTCGGCGCCGCCGAACCAGGCTGCCAATGTCATTCAGGGCCTAGCCAATCTCCCGATTACCGTTTTCCGGGGCGCTGGACGTCCGGCGGGAGCGCCTTGA
- a CDS encoding carbohydrate porin — protein MMGLLGSQLRGITLITGAILVGSPFAFGQSADGTEATEKEFISILDVAPAVYYGLKRMPKFYGDPNMDPATVDGRLLDRQYLFGSLGGLRTQAAENGLVVDAGVTQVVQGSANGTSDGARYYGSADLWAVLDTGRAGLWSGGLIVSHLEGNWGKTVTGTGAVLPLNSDSIMPAEPSALALSELYAVQALPAGFSVLAGKVNFTGLADTNLFANNERSQFLYVGLNNNPILGAFVPYTSLGGAVIKQITEDLSVTGVVTSNNTNAVTPGFEDFGFDTMTYGVAATWTPKFGNLPGNYNALAGYTSKDPLRYDIDERYLFEVLTGQVPAATRTGNYALTLTASQYVWADESVKRSDGLPVGIGLFGRFGIAPEGRNVIDQFYSLGIGGFGGLFGRADDNWGIGWAGTHFSDDLRSDLSAVGVSIDRFEHAIEAYYNVAWTPAARTSLNVQYINSANPAADDAFVIGTRLQLDF, from the coding sequence ATGATGGGTCTTTTGGGATCACAACTGCGTGGCATCACGCTGATCACAGGAGCGATTCTGGTCGGTTCGCCATTTGCCTTCGGACAGTCGGCGGACGGCACTGAAGCCACTGAAAAAGAATTCATCTCGATTCTGGATGTTGCCCCGGCCGTCTATTATGGTCTGAAGCGCATGCCGAAATTCTACGGTGATCCGAACATGGATCCGGCAACGGTTGATGGGCGGCTGCTTGACCGGCAGTATCTGTTCGGCAGTTTGGGCGGTCTGCGGACACAGGCTGCTGAAAATGGCCTGGTGGTGGATGCCGGTGTCACGCAGGTGGTTCAGGGCAGCGCAAACGGGACTAGCGATGGCGCGCGCTATTATGGATCGGCTGACTTGTGGGCGGTGCTCGACACCGGACGGGCCGGATTGTGGTCCGGCGGTCTTATCGTCAGTCATCTGGAGGGCAATTGGGGAAAAACCGTGACCGGAACCGGCGCTGTCCTGCCGCTCAACAGCGATTCCATCATGCCTGCAGAGCCGTCCGCACTCGCGCTGTCTGAACTATACGCGGTTCAGGCGCTTCCTGCCGGGTTCAGTGTTCTGGCCGGTAAAGTGAATTTCACAGGGCTTGCCGATACCAACCTTTTTGCGAATAACGAACGCAGCCAGTTTCTTTATGTAGGATTGAACAACAACCCGATTCTCGGTGCATTTGTGCCTTACACGTCCTTGGGCGGTGCGGTGATCAAGCAAATCACCGAAGACTTAAGTGTCACCGGCGTGGTGACCTCCAACAATACCAATGCAGTGACACCCGGTTTTGAGGATTTCGGTTTCGACACGATGACCTATGGAGTCGCCGCCACATGGACACCGAAATTTGGCAATTTGCCTGGGAACTACAATGCGCTTGCCGGCTACACGTCCAAGGATCCGCTGCGGTATGATATCGATGAGCGGTACCTTTTTGAAGTCCTGACAGGACAGGTCCCAGCGGCAACGCGCACAGGCAATTATGCTTTAACCCTAACCGCATCCCAGTATGTCTGGGCGGATGAGAGTGTGAAGCGCAGCGACGGGCTTCCGGTCGGGATCGGCCTGTTCGGCCGGTTCGGCATCGCACCAGAAGGTCGCAATGTCATCGATCAGTTCTATAGTCTGGGCATTGGCGGCTTTGGCGGTTTGTTTGGCCGGGCCGACGACAATTGGGGCATTGGCTGGGCCGGAACCCATTTCTCGGATGACCTGAGGTCCGATCTGTCGGCGGTAGGGGTCAGCATCGATCGGTTCGAGCACGCGATCGAAGCCTACTACAATGTGGCCTGGACTCCGGCTGCGCGGACCTCGCTGAATGTCCAGTATATCAATTCCGCAAACCCGGCAGCAGACGACGCGTTTGTGATCGGTACCCGCTTGCAGCTGGATTTTTAG